A single window of Candoia aspera isolate rCanAsp1 chromosome 3, rCanAsp1.hap2, whole genome shotgun sequence DNA harbors:
- the CCDC190 gene encoding coiled-coil domain-containing protein 190 isoform X1 has protein sequence MAEGGASRRWEAKRRDVKRAEARLSQGLRSLEEARLYCLNAMTKEQQRLQQELLRLQKSEGCSKQKYSVGTGHINLQATFPLSPPLAGQNSGGFHYSGLRARRKTLPKTGELSWTKQSSFHPWRLSGDVSGYEGKRKGHLPPLEVKDPNVVDDRDMTSLKDSMAKQLNISAESVDRKDIDITEEREKDSMKEEPRDSQAKDTTTITKHMNLPVKRRPSLDRERLIMDPEAYAADGHLRTMYSRPDFLKSYGEVRNARYIRHKGLPAWEKELSLQDIFGHKKAMGHSSQEQVDAKAKP, from the exons ATGGCAGAGGGAGGGGCTTCAAGGCGCTGGGAGGCAAAGAGACGGGATGTCAAGAGGGCAGAGGCCAGGCTCAGCCAGGGGCTGCGCAGCTTGGAAGAAGCCCGGCTCTACTGTTTGAATGCCATGACCAAGGAACAGCAGCGACTCCAGCAGGAACTCCTAAGGTTACAGAAAAGTGAGG GCTGCTCCAAGCAGAAATACTCAGTGGGCACTGGACACATTAACCTTCAAGCAACTTTTCCGCTATCTCCTCCTCTGGCAGGGCAGAATTCTGGTGGCTTTCATTATTCAGGACTGCG agCCCGAAGGAAAACGTTGCCTAAGACTGGAGAGCTTTCATGGACAAAGCAGTCTTCCTTCCATCCATGGAGACTCAGTGGAGATGTCTCTGGTtatgaaggaaagagaaaagggcaCTTACCACCCTTGGAGGTCAAAGACCCAAATGTGGTTGATGACAGGGACATGACTAGCCTTAAAGACTCCATGGCTAAGCAGCTAAATATTTCAGCAGAGTCTGTGGACAGGAAGGACATTGATATCACAGAAGAGCGAGAAAAAGACTCCATGAAAGAAGAGCCAAGGGATTCTCAAGCCAAAGATACCACTACCATCACCAAGCACATGAACCTCCCTGTGAAGCGAAGACCTTCTCTGGATCGTGAGAGGCTGATCATGGATCCTGAGGCCTATGCTGCAGATGGACACCTCAGGACTATGTACAGCAGGCCTGATTTCCTCAAGTCTTATGGTGAAGTTAGGAATGCCCGCTATATCCGGCACAAGGGTCTTCCAGCCTGGGAAAAGGAACTCAGCCTTCAAGATATATTTGGGCACAAAAAAGCCATGGGGCATTCCTCCCAGGAACAGGTTGATGCCAAAGCAAAGCCCTAA
- the CCDC190 gene encoding coiled-coil domain-containing protein 190 isoform X2, producing the protein MAEGGASRRWEAKRRDVKRAEARLSQGLRSLEEARLYCLNAMTKEQQRLQQELLRLQKSCSKQKYSVGTGHINLQATFPLSPPLAGQNSGGFHYSGLRARRKTLPKTGELSWTKQSSFHPWRLSGDVSGYEGKRKGHLPPLEVKDPNVVDDRDMTSLKDSMAKQLNISAESVDRKDIDITEEREKDSMKEEPRDSQAKDTTTITKHMNLPVKRRPSLDRERLIMDPEAYAADGHLRTMYSRPDFLKSYGEVRNARYIRHKGLPAWEKELSLQDIFGHKKAMGHSSQEQVDAKAKP; encoded by the exons ATGGCAGAGGGAGGGGCTTCAAGGCGCTGGGAGGCAAAGAGACGGGATGTCAAGAGGGCAGAGGCCAGGCTCAGCCAGGGGCTGCGCAGCTTGGAAGAAGCCCGGCTCTACTGTTTGAATGCCATGACCAAGGAACAGCAGCGACTCCAGCAGGAACTCCTAAGGTTACAGAAAA GCTGCTCCAAGCAGAAATACTCAGTGGGCACTGGACACATTAACCTTCAAGCAACTTTTCCGCTATCTCCTCCTCTGGCAGGGCAGAATTCTGGTGGCTTTCATTATTCAGGACTGCG agCCCGAAGGAAAACGTTGCCTAAGACTGGAGAGCTTTCATGGACAAAGCAGTCTTCCTTCCATCCATGGAGACTCAGTGGAGATGTCTCTGGTtatgaaggaaagagaaaagggcaCTTACCACCCTTGGAGGTCAAAGACCCAAATGTGGTTGATGACAGGGACATGACTAGCCTTAAAGACTCCATGGCTAAGCAGCTAAATATTTCAGCAGAGTCTGTGGACAGGAAGGACATTGATATCACAGAAGAGCGAGAAAAAGACTCCATGAAAGAAGAGCCAAGGGATTCTCAAGCCAAAGATACCACTACCATCACCAAGCACATGAACCTCCCTGTGAAGCGAAGACCTTCTCTGGATCGTGAGAGGCTGATCATGGATCCTGAGGCCTATGCTGCAGATGGACACCTCAGGACTATGTACAGCAGGCCTGATTTCCTCAAGTCTTATGGTGAAGTTAGGAATGCCCGCTATATCCGGCACAAGGGTCTTCCAGCCTGGGAAAAGGAACTCAGCCTTCAAGATATATTTGGGCACAAAAAAGCCATGGGGCATTCCTCCCAGGAACAGGTTGATGCCAAAGCAAAGCCCTAA
- the HSD17B7 gene encoding 3-keto-steroid reductase/17-beta-hydroxysteroid dehydrogenase 7 isoform X1, producing MQRVAVVTGATSGIGSALCERLLQEDANLHICLACRNMEKANATRDKLLSCFPRADISVIKIDVGRLESVLHAAEEMKMRFHRLDYLFLNAGIMVKPRVSFWSLLRGLFSSRVFRMLTTAEGLMSQQDGVTPDGLQEVFATNFFGHFVLIRQLEPLLCCLEKPSQLIWTSSVSAHKSNFSLDDFQHKQGKEAYSSSKYCTDLASVALNNHFNKQGLFSSVLCPGIVMTNMTYEMMSPLFWKLLFPFFWLLRLCTPTYTLTPYNGAEAQIWLFKQKPELLDPLVKYHSCTTFFGKNYTETRKMDLSEDMAEKFYKKILELEKQVLVSSNCSHKK from the exons ATGCAAAGGGTAGCTGTAGTCACCGGCGCCACCAG TGGAATTGGTTCTGCGCTGTGTGAACGTCTGCTCCAGGAAGATGCAAACCTCCATATATGTTTAGCCTGCAGGAACATGGAGAAAGCTAATGCCACCCGTGACAAGCTATTATCCTGCTTCCCCCGTGCAGACATCAGCGTAATTAAAATAGATGTTGGCAGGCTGGAATCTGTCCTACATGCAGCTGAAGAAATGAAGATGAg ATTTCACCGGTTGGATTATCTCTTCTTGAATGCTGGGATCATGGTAAAGCCACGTGTCAGTTTCTGGTCACTTCTCCGTGGCCTTTTCTCCAG TAGAGTATTTCGAATGCTGACCACAGCAGAGGGGCTGATGAGCCAGCAGGACGGGGTCACTCCAGATGGCCTACAGGAAGTCTTTGCAACCAACTTCTTTGGACATTTTGTATTG ATCCGGCAGCTGGAGCCTCTGCTTTGCTGCCTTGAAAAACCTTCCCAGCTCATCTGGACGTCTTCGGTCAGTGCCCATAAGTCTAACTTTAGTCTTGATGACttccaacacaagcaaggcaaAGAGGCCTACAGCTCCTCTAAATACTGCACTGATCTTGCAAGTGTGGCTTTAAACAACCATTTTAACAAGCAG GGCTTATTTTCAAGTGTCCTGTGTCCAGGCATTGTGATGACCAACATGACATATGAAATGATGTCACCTCTTTTCTGGAAGctgcttttccctttcttctggcTG TTACGCCTGTGCACCCCCACGTACACCCTGACACCATACAATGGAGCAGAAGCACAG ATTTGGTTGTTCAAGCAGAAGCCAGAGTTGCTGGATCCCCTGGTGAAATATCACAGCTGTACCACCTTCTTTGGGAAGAATTATACTGAGACCCGCAAG ATGGATCTTAGTGAAGACATGGCAGAGAAATTCTACAAGAAGATATTGGAATTAGAAAAACAGGTTTTAGTGAGCAGCAATTGCTCACATAAAAAATAG
- the HSD17B7 gene encoding 3-keto-steroid reductase/17-beta-hydroxysteroid dehydrogenase 7 isoform X2 — MQRVAVVTGATSGIGSALCERLLQEDANLHICLACRNMEKANATRDKLLSCFPRADISVIKIDVGRLESVLHAAEEMKMRFHRLDYLFLNAGIMVKPRVSFWSLLRGLFSRVFRMLTTAEGLMSQQDGVTPDGLQEVFATNFFGHFVLIRQLEPLLCCLEKPSQLIWTSSVSAHKSNFSLDDFQHKQGKEAYSSSKYCTDLASVALNNHFNKQGLFSSVLCPGIVMTNMTYEMMSPLFWKLLFPFFWLLRLCTPTYTLTPYNGAEAQIWLFKQKPELLDPLVKYHSCTTFFGKNYTETRKMDLSEDMAEKFYKKILELEKQVLVSSNCSHKK; from the exons ATGCAAAGGGTAGCTGTAGTCACCGGCGCCACCAG TGGAATTGGTTCTGCGCTGTGTGAACGTCTGCTCCAGGAAGATGCAAACCTCCATATATGTTTAGCCTGCAGGAACATGGAGAAAGCTAATGCCACCCGTGACAAGCTATTATCCTGCTTCCCCCGTGCAGACATCAGCGTAATTAAAATAGATGTTGGCAGGCTGGAATCTGTCCTACATGCAGCTGAAGAAATGAAGATGAg ATTTCACCGGTTGGATTATCTCTTCTTGAATGCTGGGATCATGGTAAAGCCACGTGTCAGTTTCTGGTCACTTCTCCGTGGCCTTTTCTCCAG AGTATTTCGAATGCTGACCACAGCAGAGGGGCTGATGAGCCAGCAGGACGGGGTCACTCCAGATGGCCTACAGGAAGTCTTTGCAACCAACTTCTTTGGACATTTTGTATTG ATCCGGCAGCTGGAGCCTCTGCTTTGCTGCCTTGAAAAACCTTCCCAGCTCATCTGGACGTCTTCGGTCAGTGCCCATAAGTCTAACTTTAGTCTTGATGACttccaacacaagcaaggcaaAGAGGCCTACAGCTCCTCTAAATACTGCACTGATCTTGCAAGTGTGGCTTTAAACAACCATTTTAACAAGCAG GGCTTATTTTCAAGTGTCCTGTGTCCAGGCATTGTGATGACCAACATGACATATGAAATGATGTCACCTCTTTTCTGGAAGctgcttttccctttcttctggcTG TTACGCCTGTGCACCCCCACGTACACCCTGACACCATACAATGGAGCAGAAGCACAG ATTTGGTTGTTCAAGCAGAAGCCAGAGTTGCTGGATCCCCTGGTGAAATATCACAGCTGTACCACCTTCTTTGGGAAGAATTATACTGAGACCCGCAAG ATGGATCTTAGTGAAGACATGGCAGAGAAATTCTACAAGAAGATATTGGAATTAGAAAAACAGGTTTTAGTGAGCAGCAATTGCTCACATAAAAAATAG